From a region of the Coprococcus comes ATCC 27758 genome:
- a CDS encoding pyridoxal-phosphate dependent enzyme: MLLWVRQELFNEIITVTDEDAYEPARLSAKTEGISVGISSGAALWAAIKVAKRAENAGKNLVVILPDSGERYLSSGIYSDETKR; this comes from the coding sequence CTGCTTCTTTGGGTTAGGCAGGAATTATTTAATGAAATTATTACTGTGACGGATGAGGATGCCTATGAGCCGGCAAGACTTTCTGCAAAGACAGAAGGAATTTCGGTTGGAATTTCATCAGGAGCAGCGCTCTGGGCAGCGATCAAGGTGGCAAAGAGAGCTGAAAATGCAGGGAAGAATCTGGTTGTAATTTTGCCGGACAGTGGAGAGAGATATCTTTCCAGTGGAATTTATTCGGATGAAACGAAGAGATAG
- a CDS encoding phosphoribosylaminoimidazolesuccinocarboxamide synthase: MQELKPIKEGKVREIYDNGDSLIMVATDRISCFDVILNNEVTKKGTVLTQMSKFWFDMTEDILPNHMISVDTKDMPEFFQQEKYEGKSMMCKKLNMLPIECIVRGYITGSGWKSYKENGTVCGIKLPEGLQESDKLPEPIYTPSTKAEIGDHDENISFEQSIDHLEKYFPGRGKELAEKLRDNTIALYKKCAEYALSKGIIIADTKFEFGLDEEGNMVIGDEMLTPDSSRFWPADGYEPGHGQPSFDKQFARDWLTANPDNNWTLPQEIVDKTIEKYLQAYEMLTGEKLA, encoded by the coding sequence ATGCAGGAATTAAAACCGATCAAAGAAGGTAAAGTACGTGAGATTTATGACAATGGCGACAGCCTGATCATGGTTGCAACAGACCGTATCAGCTGCTTTGACGTGATTCTGAATAATGAAGTAACTAAGAAAGGTACTGTTCTGACACAGATGTCAAAATTCTGGTTCGATATGACAGAAGATATTCTTCCGAACCATATGATTTCTGTAGATACAAAGGATATGCCGGAATTCTTCCAGCAGGAGAAATACGAAGGCAAATCCATGATGTGCAAGAAGCTGAACATGCTTCCGATCGAATGTATCGTTCGTGGCTATATCACAGGAAGTGGCTGGAAGAGCTACAAAGAGAATGGAACTGTATGCGGAATCAAACTTCCGGAAGGATTACAGGAATCAGACAAACTTCCTGAACCGATTTACACACCATCTACAAAAGCAGAGATCGGTGATCATGATGAGAATATTTCTTTTGAACAGAGTATCGATCATCTGGAAAAATATTTCCCGGGAAGAGGAAAAGAATTAGCAGAAAAGCTTCGTGACAACACGATCGCTCTCTATAAAAAATGCGCAGAATATGCACTCAGTAAAGGAATCATCATTGCAGATACCAAGTTTGAATTTGGTCTTGATGAAGAAGGCAACATGGTGATCGGTGATGAGATGCTGACACCGGACAGCTCAAGATTCTGGCCGGCAGATGGTTATGAACCGGGACACGGACAACCGTCATTTGACAAGCAGTTCGCACGTGACTGGCTTACAGCCAATCCGGATAATAACTGGACACTTCCACAGGAGATCGTGGATAAGACAATCGAAAAATACCTGCAGGCATATGAGATGCTCACAGGCGAAAAACTTGCATAA
- a CDS encoding threonine/serine ThrE exporter family protein, whose translation MQQGIIEKNHMDILWHDYALNKEDTIPITKAGLIEKASVVGRCGMMLLSCGTGAWRVRSSMNTLSRELGITCTADIGLMSIEYTCFDGENCFSQSLCLTNTGVNTSKLNRLENFINDFPTKEKYLSGEQIHSYLDEIERIHGLYSPVALGFAAAFACGAFTFLLGGGPVEMLLAFFGAGIGNFVRCKLTKHHFTLFLGITASVAAACLIYATLLKTTELLFGISLAHEAGYICSMLFIIPGFPFITSGIDLAKLDMRSGLERLAYAMIIILVATLTAWIMALILHLKPSDFPPLSLTLWQHILFRLLASFCGVFGFSVMFNSPKELSATAGIIGAIANTLRLELVDLASLPPAAAAFIGALTAGILASVLKSKIGYPRISLTVPSIVIMVPGLYLYRAIYNLGVMSLQTSASWFAAAILIILALPLGLIFARILTDKTFRYCT comes from the coding sequence ATGCAGCAAGGCATAATAGAAAAAAATCATATGGACATTCTATGGCATGATTATGCACTGAATAAAGAAGATACCATTCCTATCACAAAGGCCGGGCTAATTGAAAAAGCCTCCGTTGTCGGTAGATGTGGCATGATGCTTCTTTCCTGTGGAACCGGAGCATGGCGTGTTCGAAGCTCCATGAATACCCTTTCCAGAGAACTGGGAATCACCTGTACCGCCGACATTGGCCTGATGTCCATTGAATACACCTGTTTTGACGGTGAAAACTGTTTTTCACAGTCGCTGTGTCTGACCAATACCGGTGTTAATACTTCGAAATTGAACCGACTGGAAAACTTCATCAACGATTTCCCAACAAAGGAAAAATATCTTTCCGGTGAACAGATTCATTCTTATCTGGATGAGATTGAACGGATCCATGGCCTTTACTCTCCAGTTGCACTCGGATTTGCCGCAGCATTTGCCTGTGGGGCATTTACCTTTCTCCTTGGTGGCGGACCGGTAGAAATGCTTCTTGCTTTTTTCGGTGCCGGTATCGGCAACTTTGTAAGATGTAAACTGACTAAGCATCATTTCACATTATTCTTAGGCATTACTGCCTCTGTTGCTGCTGCCTGCCTTATCTATGCTACACTTTTAAAAACAACTGAACTGTTGTTCGGCATTTCTCTTGCTCATGAAGCCGGATATATATGCTCTATGCTTTTCATCATTCCCGGTTTTCCATTTATCACCAGCGGAATCGACCTTGCAAAACTGGATATGCGATCCGGCCTGGAACGACTTGCTTACGCAATGATCATCATTCTTGTCGCAACCTTGACCGCCTGGATCATGGCACTTATCCTTCATTTAAAGCCAAGTGATTTCCCACCTCTTTCTCTCACACTCTGGCAACATATACTATTCCGGCTTCTCGCCAGCTTCTGCGGGGTGTTCGGCTTTTCTGTTATGTTCAACAGTCCTAAAGAACTCTCTGCCACAGCCGGTATCATTGGAGCAATTGCCAATACACTCCGTCTTGAACTGGTAGACTTGGCCTCCCTGCCTCCTGCAGCCGCAGCTTTTATCGGTGCCCTGACTGCCGGAATTCTGGCTTCTGTATTAAAAAGCAAAATCGGTTACCCGAGAATTTCTCTGACTGTACCTTCTATTGTCATCATGGTACCGGGACTTTATCTTTACCGGGCAATCTATAATCTTGGAGTGATGTCTCTGCAAACCTCTGCATCCTGGTTTGCAGCTGCAATACTTATCATTCTTGCCTTGCCTCTTGGACTTATCTTTGCAAGAATTCTAACGGATAAGACATTCCGTTATTGCACGTAA
- the citC gene encoding [citrate (pro-3S)-lyase] ligase, whose amino-acid sequence MADYYISQIYPSDKRANDEVDALLISEGIRRDANLDYTCGMYDDEMHIIATGSCFGNTLRCFAVSHEHQGEGLMNSIVSHLIEFQFSRGNTHLFLYTKCNSAKFFGDLGFYEIARIDGQIVFMENRKTGFQNYLRTFAKDTLPEGLTAETPTRKIAALVMNANPFTLGHQYLVEKAAAENDLLHLFIVSEDASLVPFKIRKQLVMKGTAHLKNICYHDSGPYIISNATFPSYFQKDENAVIESHAMLDLTVFTQIAKVLGITRRYVGEEPTSLVTGIYNRIMSEKLPEQGIECIVVPRKTCEDTPISASNVRLALQNGDYDTISKLVPQTTLDYFKSPEAIPVIERIRQQENVIHY is encoded by the coding sequence ATGGCAGATTATTATATTTCTCAAATCTATCCTTCCGACAAGCGAGCCAACGATGAAGTGGACGCACTCCTTATCTCAGAAGGGATCCGCAGAGATGCTAACCTGGATTACACCTGCGGCATGTATGACGATGAGATGCACATTATCGCAACAGGAAGCTGTTTTGGCAACACCTTACGATGTTTTGCCGTAAGCCATGAACATCAGGGAGAAGGACTGATGAATTCCATCGTCTCTCATCTGATTGAATTTCAGTTTTCAAGAGGGAATACACACCTTTTTCTTTACACCAAATGTAATTCTGCCAAGTTCTTCGGTGATCTTGGATTCTATGAAATTGCCCGGATCGATGGACAGATTGTCTTCATGGAAAACCGAAAAACCGGATTTCAGAATTATCTGCGTACTTTTGCAAAAGATACACTTCCAGAAGGATTGACTGCTGAGACTCCCACCAGAAAGATTGCTGCTCTCGTCATGAACGCCAACCCGTTTACCCTCGGACACCAGTATCTTGTAGAAAAAGCGGCTGCTGAAAATGATCTGCTTCATCTCTTCATTGTCAGTGAAGATGCCAGCCTGGTTCCATTCAAGATCAGAAAACAACTCGTCATGAAAGGAACAGCACACTTGAAAAACATCTGTTATCACGACAGTGGTCCATATATTATCAGCAATGCTACTTTTCCAAGCTATTTCCAGAAAGATGAGAATGCAGTGATTGAAAGCCACGCCATGTTGGACCTGACGGTATTTACGCAGATTGCAAAGGTGCTCGGTATCACTCGCCGTTACGTAGGAGAAGAGCCTACTAGCCTGGTTACCGGAATCTATAACCGGATCATGTCTGAAAAATTACCGGAACAGGGCATCGAATGTATCGTTGTCCCAAGAAAGACCTGTGAGGATACACCGATCAGCGCTTCCAATGTACGTCTTGCCCTGCAAAATGGTGACTATGATACCATTTCGAAGCTGGTACCACAAACCACACTGGATTATTTCAAAAGTCCGGAAGCAATTCCTGTAATCGAACGGATCAGACAACAAGAAAATGTTATTCATTATTAG
- a CDS encoding DUF4866 domain-containing protein yields MATIFPREEKAEMLFDKILANPEACRRLKRTFYDAIDSGDEFVTENLPAKQFTAALFDAYENKDLTAFLMAVCQNSMFDLLRNAFLIPFKFNADGQTNPYFLTDEEGKLLENLPIHVKEKEYEKFRKVYQKRDKIKMYLAHGYKKRHCYDSETMETQEYKMGEHDGVLLIYELPDTVKEKKTEAEAYAAVWNIMMELQKELPNSVVYYGQDFLQEEGKRFDEMGVFLPLEHFSDRLERHIEKADQIVYGK; encoded by the coding sequence ATGGCAACCATTTTTCCAAGAGAAGAAAAAGCAGAGATGTTATTTGACAAGATTCTTGCAAACCCGGAGGCATGCAGGCGACTGAAAAGAACTTTTTATGATGCCATTGATTCCGGAGATGAGTTTGTGACAGAGAATCTTCCCGCAAAGCAGTTCACCGCTGCATTATTCGATGCATATGAAAATAAAGATCTGACTGCATTTCTCATGGCTGTGTGCCAAAACAGTATGTTCGATCTTTTAAGAAATGCTTTTCTGATACCGTTTAAATTTAATGCGGATGGACAGACAAATCCTTATTTTTTGACAGATGAAGAGGGAAAGCTTCTGGAAAATCTTCCGATTCATGTAAAGGAAAAAGAATATGAAAAATTTCGAAAAGTTTATCAGAAGCGTGATAAAATAAAAATGTATCTGGCACACGGATATAAGAAAAGGCATTGTTATGATTCAGAAACAATGGAAACACAGGAATATAAGATGGGAGAGCATGACGGAGTACTTCTGATCTATGAACTTCCGGATACCGTAAAAGAAAAAAAGACGGAGGCTGAAGCTTATGCAGCTGTGTGGAATATTATGATGGAACTTCAAAAGGAACTGCCAAATTCTGTGGTATATTACGGACAGGATTTCTTGCAGGAAGAAGGAAAAAGATTTGATGAAATGGGGGTTTTCCTTCCGCTAGAACACTTTTCTGACAGACTGGAAAGGCATATAGAAAAAGCGGATCAAATTGTATATGGTAAATAA
- a CDS encoding GNAT family N-acetyltransferase: MDTNEIKIRPATEADAAEILNIYAPYITDTAITFEYDVPTLEEFTGRIRHTLEKYPYLVAVRDSEIIGYAYAGAFYGRAAYDWSAETTIYVKKGCRHIGVGKLLYQALETALKAQNIINLYACIGYPEEDDEYLTKNSKQFHEHLGYRLIGEFRKCGYKFGRWYHMVWMEKMIGEHPEKPEQVKRFSEI, encoded by the coding sequence ATGGATACAAATGAAATCAAGATTCGCCCGGCAACCGAAGCGGACGCAGCAGAAATTTTAAATATCTATGCACCCTATATAACGGACACAGCAATTACATTTGAATATGATGTTCCGACACTGGAAGAGTTTACCGGACGGATTCGTCACACACTGGAGAAATATCCGTATCTGGTGGCAGTAAGAGACAGCGAGATTATCGGTTATGCATATGCAGGAGCTTTTTATGGGCGGGCTGCATATGACTGGTCGGCAGAAACTACGATTTATGTAAAGAAGGGTTGCAGGCACATTGGTGTTGGAAAACTGCTTTATCAGGCACTTGAAACTGCACTGAAAGCACAGAATATCATCAATCTATATGCATGCATTGGATATCCGGAAGAAGACGATGAATATCTGACAAAGAACAGCAAGCAGTTCCATGAACATCTGGGATACCGTTTGATCGGAGAATTCCGGAAGTGTGGTTATAAATTTGGGCGTTGGTACCATATGGTCTGGATGGAGAAGATGATAGGAGAACATCCGGAGAAACCGGAGCAGGTAAAGAGATTTTCAGAAATATAG
- a CDS encoding HI0074 family nucleotidyltransferase substrate-binding subunit: protein MKKYENFCVSLENMKDIYNYEEPYDNVVLTGLVGLYEITFEQSWKMMKEILEIHGFAEGATSSPKMILRTAYKAGMIKDEELWLSALQERNNVTHSYNRKIAMGIITQAKQKFYKMFCELKEEIDRNWI from the coding sequence TTGAAAAAGTATGAAAATTTTTGTGTGTCATTGGAAAATATGAAGGATATTTATAATTACGAAGAACCGTATGATAATGTCGTTCTAACTGGTTTGGTTGGATTATATGAAATTACATTTGAGCAGTCATGGAAGATGATGAAAGAAATATTGGAGATACATGGATTTGCAGAAGGAGCAACAAGTTCTCCGAAAATGATTCTCAGAACAGCATATAAAGCAGGTATGATAAAGGATGAAGAACTATGGTTATCTGCATTACAAGAAAGAAATAATGTAACACATTCTTATAACCGAAAGATTGCAATGGGGATTATTACGCAGGCAAAACAGAAGTTTTATAAAATGTTCTGTGAATTAAAAGAAGAAATTGACAGGAATTGGATATAG
- a CDS encoding glucosaminidase domain-containing protein — MSGIKRETIIRVILGICMIFVSIGMIYGKSKAGNADEKGRTYIEESEKTAKQKNTEKSRKDSTESTKADSTIKAQMTEAQQLSDTEAKGIAEAEAVEASIQPGQYPVMGISSIRAWQLVNYFKAYGSTYPAEVLTQGGAPDIETFAQMYYEEATAEGVRPEVAFAQAMKETGWLQYGGDMQITQYNFAGIGTTGGGVPGNSYPDVRTGIRAQIQHLKAYATDEALAGECVDDRYSYVTKGSAPYVEWLGQKENPEGYGWATGERYGYDIVEMIHAMRK; from the coding sequence ATGTCTGGAATAAAACGAGAAACTATAATCCGGGTTATACTGGGAATCTGTATGATATTTGTATCGATTGGTATGATATATGGTAAGTCCAAAGCCGGAAACGCAGATGAAAAAGGCAGAACCTATATAGAAGAATCAGAAAAAACTGCAAAGCAAAAGAACACAGAGAAAAGCAGGAAAGACAGCACGGAATCAACAAAGGCAGACAGCACAATTAAAGCCCAGATGACAGAAGCGCAGCAGCTATCAGACACCGAAGCAAAAGGCATTGCCGAGGCCGAAGCGGTAGAAGCATCCATCCAGCCGGGACAGTATCCGGTGATGGGGATCAGCAGTATCCGCGCCTGGCAATTGGTAAATTATTTTAAAGCGTATGGAAGCACTTATCCGGCAGAAGTTTTGACGCAGGGAGGTGCACCGGATATTGAGACATTTGCACAGATGTATTATGAAGAAGCCACGGCAGAAGGCGTCCGTCCGGAGGTTGCATTTGCACAGGCGATGAAGGAGACAGGCTGGCTGCAGTATGGTGGGGATATGCAGATCACCCAGTATAATTTTGCCGGGATCGGGACGACGGGAGGAGGCGTACCGGGGAATTCCTACCCGGATGTCAGAACCGGGATCCGGGCACAGATCCAGCATCTGAAAGCTTATGCGACAGACGAAGCACTTGCCGGGGAATGTGTAGATGACCGTTACTCTTACGTGACAAAGGGGAGCGCACCGTATGTAGAGTGGCTGGGGCAGAAAGAGAATCCGGAAGGGTATGGCTGGGCAACGGGTGAACGTTATGGATACGACATTGTAGAAATGATTCATGCAATGCGAAAATAA
- a CDS encoding substrate-binding domain-containing protein has protein sequence MKFRKLMAVALIAAMAATMAVGCGGSSSDKSAEGSTDNSSADSGSDFDTSNDITIVSREDGSGTRGAFIELFGIEEKQSDGTKVDMTTTDAQITNNTSVMLTTVAGDEYAIGYVSLGSLNDSVKALKIDGAEATADNIENGSYKVSRPFNIAVKKDLDNEVAKDFMAYIMSTEGQEIVSNEKYIPVSDVEAYAGSKPSGKCVVGGSSSVSPLMEKLIEAYKKVNPNADIELQTSDSTTGMTSTIEGSYDIGMASRELKDDEASELEATVIATDGIAVIVNKANTADELSADQVKSIYVGDVTTWDEVSK, from the coding sequence ATGAAATTCAGAAAATTAATGGCAGTAGCACTTATAGCAGCAATGGCAGCAACAATGGCAGTTGGATGCGGAGGATCATCATCTGACAAGAGCGCAGAGGGCAGTACGGATAACAGCAGCGCAGATAGCGGAAGTGATTTTGATACATCAAATGATATCACAATCGTATCCCGTGAAGATGGATCCGGTACAAGAGGAGCTTTCATTGAGCTGTTCGGAATAGAAGAAAAACAGTCAGACGGAACGAAAGTAGATATGACAACAACAGATGCGCAGATTACAAATAATACATCGGTAATGCTTACAACTGTAGCAGGTGACGAATATGCAATCGGTTATGTATCACTCGGATCTTTAAATGACAGCGTAAAGGCTCTGAAGATTGACGGAGCAGAAGCCACAGCAGACAATATCGAAAATGGTTCTTACAAAGTGTCAAGACCTTTCAATATTGCAGTGAAGAAAGATCTTGATAATGAAGTTGCAAAAGATTTTATGGCATATATTATGAGTACAGAAGGACAGGAAATCGTATCAAATGAAAAATACATTCCGGTATCGGATGTAGAAGCTTATGCAGGATCAAAACCATCTGGAAAATGTGTAGTAGGTGGATCTTCTTCTGTATCACCGCTGATGGAAAAACTGATTGAAGCATATAAGAAAGTAAACCCAAATGCAGACATTGAGCTTCAGACTTCAGATTCTACAACAGGTATGACATCTACGATTGAAGGAAGCTATGACATCGGTATGGCATCCAGAGAACTGAAAGATGACGAAGCTTCAGAACTTGAAGCAACAGTAATCGCAACAGATGGTATTGCAGTGATCGTAAATAAAGCTAACACGGCAGATGAGCTTTCAGCAGATCAGGTAAAATCAATCTATGTTGGGGATGTTACAACATGGGATGAAGTTTCCAAATAA
- a CDS encoding beta-galactosidase, protein MKRPFKRILYGGDYNPNQWGKEIWKEDMRIFKDARINSATINVFSWAKIQPSEEIYNFTELDEIIDMLSRENYDIVLATSTGALPAWMVKRYPEVARTDYEGRHHKFGQRHNACPNSPVFQKFASRLAGKLAERYGDNPHVTCWHISNEYGGECYCENCEKAFRVWLRGKYQTLDELNKAWNTEFWGHTIYDWDEVVLPDALGDGIEDAAEPHMTAFAGLSIDYCRFNSDGMLNNFKMEKEAIRKFDKETPITTNMMGTFKGLDYFKWAKEIDVISWDNYPSYNTPWSMVAMKHDLMRGLKDKPFMLMEQTPSQQNWQPYNSLKRPGQMRAQSYQTMAHGADTIQFFQLRRSVGGCEKFHGAVIAHAGTENTRVFREVKQLGEELERLSDLIPGSVNEAEVGVIFDWDNYWALEYTSGPSISLKYVDQIHRYYRYFYEKNIGTSMIPVDADFSKYKMVVAPVLYMVKPGMKEALEEYVKNGGILVTTYMSGIVGESDNVYLGGYPGPLKEMAGVWVEEIDALAPEQHNIVTFKDGSRSKCKIVCDLMHLEGAESLGEYTEDFYAGMPAVTRHSYGKGKLYYIGTCMEEDGIAKILSMAVEDAGAEPVAGAGNGLEIVKRNREGKSFYFVMNFRDEELEIPEEFAGKTDLLSGNAVGKGEKLPKFGVKIVVE, encoded by the coding sequence ATGAAACGACCATTTAAGAGAATTTTATACGGTGGAGATTACAATCCGAACCAGTGGGGAAAAGAGATCTGGAAAGAAGATATGCGCATTTTCAAGGATGCCCGGATCAACAGTGCTACGATCAATGTATTTTCGTGGGCGAAGATCCAGCCTTCAGAAGAAATCTATAATTTTACAGAACTGGATGAGATCATTGATATGCTGAGCCGGGAGAACTATGATATCGTGCTTGCAACTTCAACAGGCGCGCTTCCGGCATGGATGGTAAAAAGATATCCGGAAGTAGCGAGAACGGATTACGAGGGACGACATCACAAATTCGGTCAGCGCCACAATGCATGCCCGAATTCTCCGGTGTTTCAGAAGTTTGCATCCCGTCTTGCAGGCAAACTTGCTGAGCGTTACGGGGACAATCCGCATGTGACCTGCTGGCATATCAGCAATGAATACGGTGGAGAATGTTATTGTGAAAACTGTGAAAAAGCGTTCCGCGTATGGCTGCGCGGGAAGTATCAGACTCTGGATGAACTGAACAAAGCATGGAATACCGAATTCTGGGGACATACCATTTATGACTGGGACGAAGTGGTACTACCAGATGCACTTGGCGATGGGATCGAAGATGCAGCAGAACCGCATATGACGGCTTTTGCAGGTCTTTCCATTGATTACTGCCGGTTTAATTCAGACGGAATGCTGAATAACTTCAAGATGGAAAAAGAAGCGATCCGTAAGTTTGATAAAGAGACACCGATCACTACCAATATGATGGGAACCTTTAAAGGACTGGATTATTTCAAATGGGCGAAAGAAATAGATGTTATTTCGTGGGATAATTATCCATCTTATAACACGCCGTGGAGTATGGTGGCCATGAAGCATGATCTGATGCGTGGACTTAAGGATAAACCATTTATGCTGATGGAGCAGACTCCAAGCCAGCAGAACTGGCAGCCGTATAACTCCCTCAAGCGTCCGGGACAGATGCGTGCACAGAGCTATCAGACCATGGCACACGGAGCAGATACGATCCAGTTTTTCCAGCTCCGTCGCAGTGTGGGAGGGTGTGAGAAGTTCCACGGTGCTGTCATTGCACATGCAGGAACGGAAAATACAAGAGTCTTCCGCGAGGTGAAGCAACTTGGTGAAGAACTGGAAAGATTAAGTGACCTGATCCCGGGATCTGTAAATGAAGCAGAAGTTGGAGTGATCTTTGACTGGGATAATTACTGGGCTTTGGAATACACAAGCGGCCCGTCGATCAGTCTCAAATATGTAGACCAGATCCACCGCTATTACCGTTATTTCTATGAAAAAAATATTGGCACCAGTATGATTCCGGTGGATGCGGATTTCTCAAAATATAAGATGGTGGTTGCACCGGTTCTTTATATGGTAAAACCGGGAATGAAAGAAGCACTGGAAGAGTATGTGAAAAATGGTGGTATTCTTGTGACAACCTATATGAGTGGTATTGTTGGAGAGTCAGATAATGTATACCTTGGAGGATATCCGGGACCGTTAAAAGAGATGGCTGGTGTCTGGGTGGAAGAAATTGATGCCCTTGCACCGGAACAGCATAACATCGTGACGTTCAAAGACGGAAGCCGGAGCAAATGTAAGATCGTATGTGATCTGATGCATCTGGAGGGAGCGGAGTCTCTTGGCGAATATACGGAAGATTTCTACGCAGGCATGCCGGCAGTGACCAGACATAGTTATGGAAAAGGAAAACTGTATTACATCGGAACCTGTATGGAAGAAGATGGAATTGCGAAGATTCTTTCCATGGCAGTAGAGGATGCAGGAGCAGAACCGGTTGCAGGAGCTGGAAACGGTCTGGAGATCGTGAAACGTAACAGAGAAGGAAAGAGCTTCTATTTTGTGATGAACTTCAGGGATGAAGAGCTGGAAATTCCGGAAGAATTTGCAGGCAAAACAGATCTGCTGAGTGGGAATGCAGTAGGAAAAGGAGAAAAACTTCCGAAGTTTGGTGTGAAGATTGTAGTGGAATAA
- a CDS encoding GTP pyrophosphokinase encodes MQSAMKYYDDVDSWKTVMFLYNSALKEVGTKLEILNDEFQHVHRYNPIEHIKTRIKSAESIVKKLKRYGYETSIENMVRYVNDIAGVRLICSFTSDIYRLAEMIGNQSDLKVLSIKDYIKNPKESGYKSYHMLVSVPIFLSDSVVDTKVEIQIRTIAMDFWASLEHKIYYKFEGQAPEYISRELKECADMVSALDDKMLSLNEAILECLKEGGEKPVPEKTEEVDAEIIENPMIR; translated from the coding sequence ATGCAGTCAGCAATGAAGTATTACGATGACGTAGACAGCTGGAAGACCGTCATGTTTCTTTACAATTCCGCATTGAAAGAAGTAGGGACGAAGCTGGAGATACTGAACGATGAATTTCAACATGTACACAGATATAATCCGATCGAGCATATCAAGACCAGGATCAAATCCGCAGAAAGTATTGTGAAAAAGCTGAAGCGGTACGGATATGAGACAAGTATTGAGAACATGGTACGCTATGTCAATGATATCGCAGGAGTCCGTCTGATCTGTTCGTTTACATCCGATATTTACCGGCTTGCGGAGATGATCGGGAATCAGAGCGACTTAAAGGTTCTGTCGATCAAAGACTATATCAAGAATCCGAAGGAAAGTGGATACAAGAGCTACCACATGCTGGTGTCCGTTCCGATTTTTCTGTCGGACAGTGTGGTGGATACGAAGGTCGAGATCCAGATCAGGACAATTGCGATGGATTTCTGGGCGAGTCTGGAGCATAAGATTTATTACAAGTTTGAAGGACAGGCACCGGAGTATATCAGCCGGGAACTAAAGGAATGTGCGGATATGGTATCGGCACTGGATGACAAGATGCTGTCACTGAATGAAGCAATTCTGGAATGTCTGAAAGAAGGCGGTGAGAAGCCGGTTCCGGAGAAAACAGAAGAAGTGGATGCGGAGATCATTGAGAATCCTATGATCCGATAA
- the citX gene encoding citrate lyase holo-[acyl-carrier protein] synthase: MKGQKVVLTDMLACRERRVNIQNEYIQRYHCPVISFCMNIPGPIKTNEQIKKAFLSGKEALFAVLQKENIPILTQTEFDEKTGNEIILTVDYPADKIKELTTEIEESHPFGRLFDMDVIGTDGEKLSRGVYRKCLICGCQAQECARSRKHTVAEMQAKIEEMLS; the protein is encoded by the coding sequence ATGAAAGGACAGAAAGTAGTATTAACCGACATGCTCGCCTGCCGCGAGCGCCGCGTTAATATACAAAATGAATATATTCAAAGATATCATTGCCCAGTGATTTCATTCTGCATGAATATTCCGGGACCTATAAAGACGAATGAACAGATCAAAAAAGCATTCCTTTCCGGAAAGGAAGCACTTTTTGCTGTATTACAAAAAGAGAACATTCCGATTCTTACCCAAACTGAGTTTGATGAGAAGACTGGAAATGAAATTATTCTTACAGTCGACTATCCGGCAGATAAAATTAAAGAACTAACAACAGAAATCGAAGAAAGCCATCCCTTCGGACGTCTTTTTGATATGGATGTGATTGGAACAGACGGAGAAAAACTCTCCCGCGGCGTCTACCGCAAATGTTTGATCTGCGGCTGTCAGGCACAGGAATGTGCCCGGTCACGAAAGCACACCGTCGCTGAAATGCAGGCGAAGATCGAAGAGATGCTCTCATAA